Within the Thermosynechococcaceae cyanobacterium Okahandja genome, the region ATTGCGGCCAATTTTGCCACCGCCAAGGCCAAGGCCTACGCTGCCGTCGAAGCCATCCACTTTGCCGATGCCTACTATCGTCGGGACATTGGCTACCGTATCCTAGAGGCATAGCCTGTTTACCATCCACCCATGACTGCACCAACAACGCCTCTCCGTTGCCTGACGGGTGCCTGCATTGCCGGTACGCTGGGGCTGTTACTGTACCGCTTAACCGGGGCGATCGCCTACAGCTTTGCCAGCCATGCCGTCAGTCCCCATAACCAACTCGTCTATAGCCTGACGGTTGCGGTGCGCACCCTTGTAGTGGGGCTGTGTACCCTCGGCACCGGGGTATTTAGTATTATTGGGGTGGGGTTAGTGACGCTGAGCGTCCAGCTTGTGTGGCAACGTTGGACTCAGCCCTCCCAAGACTAACCCATTGCGCTTGTGTTCCTTTTTCGCTATTCTAGAAAAGCTGTGAAACACAATGGGTCGCTAGCTCAGTGGTAGAGCACTCGGCTTTTAACCGATTGGTCCTGGGTTCGAGCCCCAGGCGACCCACTTTCGAGTCCGCCGCAGTTATGGGAGATTCCTTAAGCGCCCACACCCAAGGGCGGAGAGGGTGGTCGTTGCAGTAAGCTACTCAGAAGCAGCGCTGGCGGCTGGCCATGGGGCCAAGCAAAGGCATGGCGAAAGGCGGCTTCTTGACAGGCTTGCAGTTCCTTAAAGTTAAGGATGTCGTGGGTGAGCAGGTTTTCGTACTCGAAGGGCAAACGCACATTGTGCAGGCCAGCATTATCGGTACAGATGGCTACATCCACCCCCGCCTCAAAACAGCGGCTAAACACCAAACGTAACTGGTCGTAGCTTTCGAGGGTACCCGTCTGGAAATAGGTGGTGGGGCACACCTCAAGGCATTGACCGGCGGCAGCAACCTCGGGTAACAACTCCGGATAGTGGAGCGGAATTTGAATGCCGTGACCAATGCGCTGAAGGTAGGGCAGTAACTGGGGATAGCAGCCGTTGGCGGTTTCGTACAGGTGTCCGGTTGTCTTGAGGCCGCGATCGCGGGCGTAGCGATACAGTTCGATGAACTCCGGCAGGCGATCGCCATAGACGGAGTCTCCCCCCGCCAAATCAATGCCACAGACAAATTGGGGTAACTCAGCGGCCAAATCCACAATGGCACGGTTAACCGCGTAGGGGAGCCGCGTATGCATACAGAGAATTTGGCTCGTGACAATCGGGTACTCGGGAACTTGACAGGCCAACCCCACGGTTTTTACCACCTCGGCCATTTGCTCAATGCGGCTGGCCTCATTCAGGTGGGGATTGGTGCGCAGGTAGGGTGTATAGCGCAACTCAAGATAGGCCAAATTTTCAAAAATATAGGCACCGCGAATTAAGCGAAAAATAAAATAGGGGAGCGTCTGGGGGGTTTGCACACTTTCTACGAGGGTGTGCAGTTCTAAATACTCCTCAAGGGATTGGCGCGGTCGGGTATAAAACGCTTCAAATTCGGGATAGTCGGGAAAGCGTGCCGCAAGCTGCTCATCGTTGCGCTGAAAGTAACGCCACAAAATGCGGGGCACAACGGAGCCACCGAGATGCCGATGCAGTTCTGCGTAAAGTGCCATAGGAACTCCCTAATGCTGGCCAAACAAAGGTTATGGAAAAGCTGACCCGATGTTCTAGCGCCAACATCGAAGCCATCGACCGCACACGAAGGGTGGAATGGAGCAACCACAGCAGTACAGACTCAAGTGGAGAGCAGCAGGAGAGCCTCGGAGCGGCTTATCCTTGATGCTTGGCTGCTGGTGCAAATAGTGATTTGTTACAATTCTAAACCAAATGATTTTCGAGGGCAAAGCGCACCAGTTCGGTACGGCTGCTGGTGCCTGTTTTCACAAATAGGCGACTGACGTACTTTTCAATGTTGCGCACACTGGTATTGAGCCGACTGGCAATTTCTTTATTCATTAGCCCCTGCACCACTAGCTCTAAGACGCTGGCTTCCCGCGGCGTTAAATCGAGTTGAAGAGTGGGGTTGGGTTTTGGGCGGGCACCCTCCTGCAGGAGCATGGCGCGCAGTTCGGCAATTTGCTGCGCAAGACTGGCAAGGTTGGGTTCAGCATCATCACGGGCTGCCGCTTGTCGCCGTAAAATATTGTTGATAATGGCCACTAGTTCATCGGGGTCAAAGGGCTTGGAGAGGTAAGCATCACATCCGGCATCATAGCCCTGAATCCGATCCCGCTTCATGCCCCGCGCCGTTAAAAAGATGACCGGAATGTGGTTCAGGTGGGGTTGCTGCCGCACCTGTTCTAAAAAGGCATACCCATCCATTTGCGGCATCATAATATCGGTGATGATGAGGTCGGGCACATGGTGCTGCAAGTAGTCGAGGGCCGCTTGGCCGCTGGGCACGGCGGCGACCTCAAAGCCGCTTTCTTCGAGATAGGCAGTGACCGCCTCCCGCAGACCCGGTTCATCATCCACTAACAGTAAGGTTGCAGCCATAGGAATAGCCCTAATGGGCGGACGAGTCGATGAT harbors:
- a CDS encoding DUF3082 domain-containing protein, whose product is MTAPTTPLRCLTGACIAGTLGLLLYRLTGAIAYSFASHAVSPHNQLVYSLTVAVRTLVVGLCTLGTGVFSIIGVGLVTLSVQLVWQRWTQPSQD
- a CDS encoding adenosine deaminase, which codes for MALYAELHRHLGGSVVPRILWRYFQRNDEQLAARFPDYPEFEAFYTRPRQSLEEYLELHTLVESVQTPQTLPYFIFRLIRGAYIFENLAYLELRYTPYLRTNPHLNEASRIEQMAEVVKTVGLACQVPEYPIVTSQILCMHTRLPYAVNRAIVDLAAELPQFVCGIDLAGGDSVYGDRLPEFIELYRYARDRGLKTTGHLYETANGCYPQLLPYLQRIGHGIQIPLHYPELLPEVAAAGQCLEVCPTTYFQTGTLESYDQLRLVFSRCFEAGVDVAICTDNAGLHNVRLPFEYENLLTHDILNFKELQACQEAAFRHAFAWPHGQPPALLLSSLLQRPPSPPLGVGA
- a CDS encoding response regulator transcription factor, whose translation is MAATLLLVDDEPGLREAVTAYLEESGFEVAAVPSGQAALDYLQHHVPDLIITDIMMPQMDGYAFLEQVRQQPHLNHIPVIFLTARGMKRDRIQGYDAGCDAYLSKPFDPDELVAIINNILRRQAAARDDAEPNLASLAQQIAELRAMLLQEGARPKPNPTLQLDLTPREASVLELVVQGLMNKEIASRLNTSVRNIEKYVSRLFVKTGTSSRTELVRFALENHLV